The following proteins are encoded in a genomic region of Glycine soja cultivar W05 chromosome 17, ASM419377v2, whole genome shotgun sequence:
- the LOC114392946 gene encoding flavonoid 3'-monooxygenase-like isoform X2 — protein sequence MLPWLIIGLATIVAAILSYRLLKLIIRRPSLHLPPGPRPWPVVGNLPHIGPLLHRALAVLARTYGPLMYLRLGFVDVVVAASASVAEQFLKVHDANFSSRPLNSMTTYMTYNQKDLAFAPYGPRWRFLRKISSVHMFSVKALDDFRQLRQDMFTAGTDTSSSTIEWAIAELIRNPRVMVRVQQEMDIVVGRDRRVTELDLPQLPYLQAVVKETFRLHPPTPLSLPRVATESCEIFDYHIPKGTTLLVNIWAIGRDPNEWIDPLEFKPERFLLGGEKAGVDVMGTNFEVIPFGAGRRICVGMGLGLKVVQLLTATLAHTFVWELENGLDPKNLNMDEAHGFILQREMPLFVHPYPRLSRHVYSSSSSPSSSS from the exons ATGTTACCTTGGCTTATCATCGGCTTGGCTACCATCGTAGCAGCTATCCTTAGTTACCGGCTTTTGAAGCTCATAATAAGGAGGCCCTCATTACATCTGCCACCAGGGCCAAGGCCATGGCCCGTTGTGGGAAACTTGCCCCACATAGGCCCTTTGCTACATCGGGCTCTTGCGGTCTTGGCCCGCACTTATGGCCCGCTCATGTATCTCCGCTTGGGCTTCGTTGACGTGGTGGTGGCAGCTTCCGCCTCCGTGGCGGAACAGTTCTTGAAGGTTCACGACGCCAATTTCTCTAGCCGGCCACTGAACTCCATGACCACATACATGACCTATAACCAAAAAGACCTTGCTTTTGCTCCCTACGGCCCACGGTGGCGGTTTCTCCGCAAAATAAGCTCAGTTCACATGTTCTCTGTTAAGGCCTTGGATGATTTTAGACAACTCCGACAG GACATGTTTACAGCGGGGACAGACACATCATCAAGCACAATTGAGTGGGCAATTGCTGAACTGATTAGGAATCCAAGAGTCATGGTTCGGGTCCAACAAGAAATGGATATTGTTGTAGGTCGGGATAGGCGTGTGACTGAATTGGACTTGCCCCAACTTCCTTACTTGCAAGCTGTTGTGAAGGAAACATTTCGTCTCCACCCACCAACCCCTCTTTCCCTCCCACGAGTTGCGACGGAGAGTTGCGAGATATTCGATTACCACATCCCCAAAGGTACAACTCTCTTGGTCAATATTTGGGCAATAGGGCGTGACCCTAACGAGTGGATTGACCCATTGGAGTTTAAGCCTGAAAGGTTCCTCCTTGGTGGTGAGAAGGCTGGTGTTGACGTTATGGGCACCAACTTTGAGGTTATACCCTTTGGTGCTGGTCGTAGAATATGTGTTGGTATGGGCCTAGGCCTAAAGGTGGTTCAATTGCTCACTGCCACCTTAGCCCACACATTTGTTTGGGAGTTGGAAAATGGACTTGATCCGAAAAATCTCAACATGGATGAAGCACATGGGTTTATCCTTCAAAGAGAAATGCCTCTTTTTGTTCATCCTTATCCTAGACTTTCACGACATGTgtattcatcatcatcatcaccatcgtcatcttcatga
- the LOC114392946 gene encoding flavonoid 3'-monooxygenase-like isoform X1, translated as MLPWLIIGLATIVAAILSYRLLKLIIRRPSLHLPPGPRPWPVVGNLPHIGPLLHRALAVLARTYGPLMYLRLGFVDVVVAASASVAEQFLKVHDANFSSRPLNSMTTYMTYNQKDLAFAPYGPRWRFLRKISSVHMFSVKALDDFRQLRQEEVERLTSNLASSGSTAVNLGQLVNVCTTNTLARVMIGRRLFNDSRSSWDAKADEFKSMVVELMVLNRVFNIGDFIPILDRLDLQGVKSKTKKLHKRFDTFLTSILEEHKIFKNEKHQDLYLTTLLSLKEAPQEGYKLDESEIKAILLDMFTAGTDTSSSTIEWAIAELIRNPRVMVRVQQEMDIVVGRDRRVTELDLPQLPYLQAVVKETFRLHPPTPLSLPRVATESCEIFDYHIPKGTTLLVNIWAIGRDPNEWIDPLEFKPERFLLGGEKAGVDVMGTNFEVIPFGAGRRICVGMGLGLKVVQLLTATLAHTFVWELENGLDPKNLNMDEAHGFILQREMPLFVHPYPRLSRHVYSSSSSPSSSS; from the exons ATGTTACCTTGGCTTATCATCGGCTTGGCTACCATCGTAGCAGCTATCCTTAGTTACCGGCTTTTGAAGCTCATAATAAGGAGGCCCTCATTACATCTGCCACCAGGGCCAAGGCCATGGCCCGTTGTGGGAAACTTGCCCCACATAGGCCCTTTGCTACATCGGGCTCTTGCGGTCTTGGCCCGCACTTATGGCCCGCTCATGTATCTCCGCTTGGGCTTCGTTGACGTGGTGGTGGCAGCTTCCGCCTCCGTGGCGGAACAGTTCTTGAAGGTTCACGACGCCAATTTCTCTAGCCGGCCACTGAACTCCATGACCACATACATGACCTATAACCAAAAAGACCTTGCTTTTGCTCCCTACGGCCCACGGTGGCGGTTTCTCCGCAAAATAAGCTCAGTTCACATGTTCTCTGTTAAGGCCTTGGATGATTTTAGACAACTCCGACAG GAAGAAGTGGAAAGATTGACAAGTAATTTAGCAAGTTCAGGCTCTACAGCTGTGAATTTGGGGCAATTGGTGAATGTATGTACCACCAACACATTGGCAAGAGTAATGATAGGACGGCGTCTTTTCAACGATAGTCGTAGTAGTTGGGATGCAAAAGCAGACGAATTTAAATCTATGGTTGTGGAACTCATGGTGTTGAATAGAGTTTTTAATATTGGTGACTTCATTCCTATCTTGGATCGGTTGGACCTTCAAGGAGTGAAATctaagacaaaaaaattacacaagagGTTTGATACATTTTTGACTAGCATTCTTGAGGAACACAAGatttttaagaatgaaaaacatCAAGACTTATATTTGACTACATTGTTGTCACTTAAGGAAGCTCCTCAAGAAGGATATAAACTTGACGAATCAGAGATCAAAGCAATACTTTTG GACATGTTTACAGCGGGGACAGACACATCATCAAGCACAATTGAGTGGGCAATTGCTGAACTGATTAGGAATCCAAGAGTCATGGTTCGGGTCCAACAAGAAATGGATATTGTTGTAGGTCGGGATAGGCGTGTGACTGAATTGGACTTGCCCCAACTTCCTTACTTGCAAGCTGTTGTGAAGGAAACATTTCGTCTCCACCCACCAACCCCTCTTTCCCTCCCACGAGTTGCGACGGAGAGTTGCGAGATATTCGATTACCACATCCCCAAAGGTACAACTCTCTTGGTCAATATTTGGGCAATAGGGCGTGACCCTAACGAGTGGATTGACCCATTGGAGTTTAAGCCTGAAAGGTTCCTCCTTGGTGGTGAGAAGGCTGGTGTTGACGTTATGGGCACCAACTTTGAGGTTATACCCTTTGGTGCTGGTCGTAGAATATGTGTTGGTATGGGCCTAGGCCTAAAGGTGGTTCAATTGCTCACTGCCACCTTAGCCCACACATTTGTTTGGGAGTTGGAAAATGGACTTGATCCGAAAAATCTCAACATGGATGAAGCACATGGGTTTATCCTTCAAAGAGAAATGCCTCTTTTTGTTCATCCTTATCCTAGACTTTCACGACATGTgtattcatcatcatcatcaccatcgtcatcttcatga
- the LOC114392078 gene encoding transmembrane protein adipocyte-associated 1 homolog translates to MHLSLILLHENFHHKRTKSSSDSVTEPPSSSSTEFHDLVEGKKTLTLPPTKQCPMVTNLRSLAPETMSLSMEDQALSPAGSDLKCDGYGIFLVISSLLFVLYLTVHAKKNLNGVCRRGSYVVVSYYALLWLVTLFNLAWSFLQPWQCSPAKEVAWNLLSLFTASGMLCLEISLMAFLLKDNYMSGMEALAHSFHASGIIVFVDTLLKAIYVFGFGVPLFNHNVGSTHTIQWSLWIIHKLLLAAAYGFILFASFSKWKEKLPPRPTFYNYVAVMFVFSVITLFACGLAAIGAGLGNWLYDLTVLCYHSLYLPFLYVTFLADFFQEEDFLLDNAYYSEMKDAGFFDADWE, encoded by the exons ATGCATTTAAGCTTGATATTGTTACACGAAAACTTTCATCACAAGAGAACAAAGTCTAGCTCCGATTCGGTGACAGAAcctccatcatcatcatcaactgAATTCCACGATCTCGTTGAAGGAAAGAAAACTCTCACTTTGCCACCGACCAAACAATGTCCAATGGTTACGAATTTGCGATCTTTAGCCCCTGAAACCATGTCACTGAGTATGGAAGACCAAGCTCTGTCGCCAGCTGGCAGCGATCTGAAGTGCGATGGGTACGGCATCTTCCTTGTCATTTCGtcgcttttgtttgttttgtatctTACGGTGCACGCCAAGAAGAATCTCAACGGCGTCTGTCGTCGAGGCTCCTATGTTGTCGTTTCCTATTATGCCCTTCTCTGGCTCGTTACGCTTTTCAACCTCGCATGGTCTTTTCTTCAG CCATGGCAGTGCTCTCCTGCAAAGGAGGTTGCATGGAATCTCCTGTCATTATTTACAGCATCTGGTATGTTGTGTCTAGAGATAAGCTTGATGGCTTTCTTGCTGAAGGATAACTACATGAGTGGCATGGAAGCTCTAGCACACTCTTTCCATGCATCAGGAATTATTGTCTTTGTGGATACCCTTCTTAAG GCTATATATGTTTTTGGATTCGGGGTCCCATTGTTCAATCACAATGTTGGAAGTACACATACGATCCAGTGGAGTTTGTGgataatacataaattattgcTTGCTGCAGcatatggttttattttatttgcaagTTTCTCCAAATGGAAAGAGAAGCTGCCTC CGAGGCCAACTTTCTACAACTATGTTGCTGTAATGTTTGTCTTCAGTGTGATTACCCTGTTTGCTTGTGGACTAGCAGCAATTGGCGCTGGACTCGGCAATTG GTTGTATGATCTCACTGTGCTTTGTTATCACTCTTTGTATCTTCCATTTCTTTACGTAACTTTTCTTGCAGATTTTTTCCAG GAGGAAGATTTCCTTTTGGACAACGCATATTACTCCGAGATGAAAGATGCCGGATTCTTTGATGCTGACTGGGAATAA
- the LOC114393937 gene encoding PLASMODESMATA CALLOSE-BINDING PROTEIN 3-like, producing MAALALALLLLAFTGTSSATWCVCKDGSDAILQKTLDYACGAGADCNPLHQNGPCFQPNTVRAHCNYAVNSYFQRKGQAQGSCDFAGTAIVTASDPSSGGTCVYPSSVSAAGTGTTPVTTTPTMGTTPTTGTPSTSTGTGTGTGTGTTPYSTTPGVLGGIGSGMGPSGSGMNDESHGGIGLVHSSSFFSMALFSAFMMMLCWG from the exons ATGGCTGCTCTAGCTCTAGCACTGCTTCTTCTGGCTTTCACTGGCACTTCAA GTGCTACATGGTGCGTTTGCAAGGATGGAAGCGACGCGATCCTGCAGAAAACCTTGGACTATGCTTGTGGAGCTGGTGCTGACTGTAATCCTCTCCACCAAAACGGGCCTTGTTTCCAGCCCAACACCGTTAGGGCCCACTGTAACTACGCCGTGAACAGCTACTTCCAAAGGAAGGGTCAAGCTCAAGGGTCCTGCGACTTTGCGGGAACAGCCATTGTTACTGCATCTGACCCCA GCTCTGGCGGTACTTGTGTCTACCCTTCTAGTGTCAG CGCTGCAGGCACTGGTACAACTCCAGTGACTACCACACCAACCATGGGCACCACTCCTACAACTGGAACTCCATCAACAAGCACCGGCACGGGCACCGGCACCGGCACAGGCACCACTCCATACAGCACAACACCTGGAGTATTAGGAGGCATTGGCAGTGGCATGGGACCTTCAGGATCCGGCATGAATGACGAAAGTCACGGTGGCATTGGACTTGTACACAGCAGTAGTTTCTTCTCGATGGCGCTCTTCTCTGCCTTCATGATGATGCTCTGCTGGGGttga
- the LOC114392373 gene encoding histone deacetylase 5-like: MERENENSVNAQRRVGLLYDETMCKHHTPDDEDHPENPNRIRAIWNRLQSAGVLQRCVILEAKEAEDKHLLLVHSINHVNLIKNISSKQFNSRRHKIASKLGSIYFNEGSSEAAYLAAGSAVEVVKRVASRELDSAVAIVRPPGHHAEQQEAMGFCLFNNVAVAARYLLDERPELGVKKILIVDWDVHHGNGTQKMFWNDSRVLFFSVHRHEFGSFYPANDDGFYTMIGEGAGAGYNINVPWENGRCGDADYFAVWDHILLPVAKEFNPDIIIVSAGFDAAVGDPLGGCLVTPFGYSVLLEKLMNFAEGRIVLILEGGYNLDSISKSMHACLEVLLADQPVIGSAEAYPFESTWRVIQAVRQVLSPFWPTLARELPHKLISPMAPPPYTLISSSDTEAEDDKGALSSENLVELLEDVIKPLSELKVDADKETDVSSTWRSELSNVYIWYASYGSNMWKAILNCHLAGGQVEGMKKDCSGSVNRTLPKAILWKTFPCHIFFGCDSSHSWGVGGVAFLNPEKNFQHNTYMCLYKISLEQFNDILFQENALSLDAGSPLFDITTVNAISNKEFNSLEVVKGAWYGNVVYLGKEQDIPVVTMTCSLLDIGNFKSGKLPLRAPNKAYANTLIKGLVDGEQLSEVEAIAYIEGAAKSL; encoded by the exons ATGGAGCGTGAAAACGAGAACAGCGTCAACGCTCAACGCCGCGTGGGTTTACTCTACGACGAGACTATGTGTAAGCACCACACACCAGACGACGAGGACCATCCCGAGAACCCTAATCGCATCAGAGCCATTTGGAACAGACTCCAAAGCGCCGGCGTTCTCCAACG ATGCGTGATTTTGGAGGCCAAAGAAGCTGAAGACAAACATCTACTGTTGGTGCATTCTATAAACCATGTGAATCTGATTAAGAACATCAGCTCAAAGCAGTTCAATTCGCGGAGGCATAAGATTGCCTCAAAATTGGGTTCCATATACTTTAACGAAGGTTCATCAGAGGCTGCGTACCTTGCCGCTGGCTCTGCAGTAGAG GTTGTTAAAAGAGTGGCAAGCAGGGAATTGGATTCTGCTGTTGCCATTGTTAGGCCTCCGGGTCATCATGCAGAACAACAAGAAGCTATGGGATTTTGTCTGTTCAACAATGTGGCAGTTGCTGCAAGATATCTCTTAGACGAAAGA CCAGAATTAGGtgtgaagaaaatattaattgttgatTGGGATGTCCATCATGGAAATGGTACTCAAAAAATGTTCTGGAATGATTCTCGAGTTTTATTCTTTTCTGTTCACAG GCATGAGTTTGGGAGTTTTTATCCAGCTAATGATGATGGATTTTATACCATGATTGGAGAAGGAGCAGGTGCTGGATATAATATAAATGTCCCCTGGGAGAATGGGCGATGTGGTGATGCAGATTACTTTGCAGTGTGGGACCACATCTTGCTTCCTGTTGCTAAAGAATTTAATCCAGATATAATTATAGTTTCTGCTGGATTTGATGCAG CTGTTGGTGACCCTCTGGGAGGATGCCTTGTCACACCATTTGGTTATTCTGTTCTGTTGGAAAAG TTGATGAATTTTGCTGAAGGTAGGATTGTATTGATTCTAGAAGGTGGATATAATCTTGATTCCATCTcaaaatcaatgcatgcctgcTTGGAAGTTTTGCTAGCAGACCAGCCTGTTATTGGATCTGCAGAGGCCTATCCATTTGAATCTACATGGCGTGTGATTCAAGCG GTTCGCCAGGTTTTAAGTCCCTTTTGGCCTACACTTGCACGTGAATTACCGCACAAGTTAATCTCACCAATGGCACCACCTCCG TATACTCTTATCTCGAGCTCTGACACTGAGGCTGAGGATGATAAGGGTGCACTAAGTTCAGAAAATCTTGTTGAACTTCTTGAGGATGTCATAAAACCACTTTCTGAACTGAAAGTTGATGCTG ATAAAGAGACTGATGTTTCTAGTACTTGGCGATCGGAATTGTCAAATGTTTATATATGGTATGCCTCATATGGATCAAATATGTGGAAAGCAATATTAAATTGCCACCTAGCAGGTGGACAG GTGGAAGGCATGAAGAAGGACTGTTCTGGTTCAGTGAATAGAACTCTGCCAAAAGCGATCCTGTGGAAAACTTTCCCTTGTCATATATTTTTCGGTTGTGATTCATCACATTCATGGGGTGTGGGAGGTGTTGCATTTCTTAATCCTGAGAAAAACTTTCAGCACAACACCTACATGTGCCTGTACAAAATTTC GCTAGAGCAGTTCAATGATATTTTGTTTCAGGAAAATGCTTTAAGCCTTGATGCAGGCTCTCCTTTATTTGATATAACTACCGTGAATGCTATCTCTAACAAGGAGTTCAACTCTCTGGAGGTTGTCAAG GGTGCTTGGTATGGCAATGTTGTCTACTTAGGAAAGGAGCAGGATATTCCAGTAGTTACCATGAC GTGTTCACTTCTTGATATTGGAAATTTCAAATCTGGGAAGCTACCCTTACGTGCCCCTAATAAAGCATATGCCAACACCTTAATAAAAGGGTTGGTTGATGGAGAACAGCTTTCAGAGGTGGAAGCCATCGCTTACATAGAAGGTGCTGCTAAATCATTGTAA